The segment TTGTCAATTATGCCCTGAATATAAACAAGTCAGAGGAAGCATTTATGGTGTCTCTACCCCGGGGCCAGGGATGtgtcatgacatcatcatgccTCAGATGATTGGTGGAAACTCTCAGGTTGTATTTCATGCTCTGGCACATTGGAGGAGAATGGGGTTGTAATTAAAAGATATTACTGCGAGCATGGCTGCGTGTTCTTAATTGGCACCATATGAGACAGTGGTGCTGCACACAGAATAATAGAGAACCGGTTTAAATCATCCGGACTGGAGCGGCGGCAGCAAAAGGATATTTTTCATCCTTTCTTTCTTAATGGTTTCAATCGACCAGGGACTGCGTTTAGACTCAGAAAAGATTTATATTCAGTCTTGCTGTTACAGTTTCTCAAACTATGTTTTTTGTTCAAGCTAAGCTAGTctaggtgttttttttgttttgtttattaagttaaaactctctgtttgtgtccctgGCAGAGGGCTCCACCTGGACTTCCCCCACTCTCCCTTCAGTGCCATCTACGGGGTTCCCATCAACAGCCCAGGGACCCTGTACCCAACGGACCTGCCGCCTCCATATGAGTCTGTGGTGGGGCAGACCCCTGCCAGCCAGGTGAGATCAAAAAAGACTAGTTTGTCCTTAAAACAGACTACAAGAATTGTATGTAGGCAACTGAGTGCAGGGCAGCACATATAATACCATACTTATATTTCATACTTATATTTTTATGGGAGTAGGAGCAATGAATATCTGCTTGAAAATAGGTATTATCTTTAAACGTGCTTTAAATAGtgacttttttaaataacttttcaaTTTGTATAAGGAGATATTCAGTAAATTATGTACATTTTAATGAGATTGTCTTCAGAGATGTGGATTTCAAGGTTAAGCCCAAGATTCATGAAAgtctgaaatgtgaaaaatacgTTATTATAGACAATAGGTCGGAGTATAAAAATGAATTTGAGCAACTCATGTAAATGAGATGGTAATTTCTAAAGAGCTGGaaataatttgttgttttttatttgtattttatttaaagattttaCTGGTGGGTAAAAATTGCATTACCAATATAGGATCTAAAAGTCTGAGATAACTGAGAATGTTCATATGGTCTTTCAAAAATGGTTAGAGCTTGTTTTCAGGCTTCACTGCATTTTATTGTACACAATTAAAAACATGTgcctaatgtaaaaaaaacaagtctccCTCTAGCCTCTATTATTTCCATATACTGCTCAGTCTTCTAAtcccttttttttccattacaaGTGATAAATCCCTCGTTGAATTCACATTCACTTTGAACCGTGTCCTTCAGGAATCAGCCGAGGGGATATTTTCTTACCTTCTGCAGATaaacagatgctgtaaataatCAGTGGAAGAAGGCAgtgatcgattgattgattcTGTGAGAAGGCAGAGGAGAGCTGATGATTTTAGGCTGAAGACAATGAATGATCTGGAAAACCAAATTACATGAACACATACGAGTAATATACGGCACCTTGAAGGGGACATCATTGAAGCTAATTAAAGATTCTTGTTTAAGCTGATGGTGTAGTTTTCTCCCTTGATACACCTGACATCCTGTTTCAGTGTTGTGGTCTTACTGAGCCCTCTACAGACCAAAAGGCGGTATTGAAGATTTTTTTGTGCATTCTGTATTATGCAATAAAATATCCAATAGGAgctgaactctctctctccttcatcttctttttccacTCAAAATCATTTTACTTGAACAgtgtttatttctttgtctttaCAGGTCACAACCAGCATCGAGCAACAGGCCACTGGGTCCAGTTTGTGTGAGAGAAACACCACAGCAGGtctcagcactcagggtaaAGACGCTGGGAACATTACAGGAGATTGTCCAATGTTTTTGTTAAAAACAGTAGATGTGATAATCCTGCCTTTTCCTCCCTGTTTTCAGCCTCAGTGGACAGTGCATCCCTGATGGTGTCAGAGGTGGCTGATCAGGACCAGACCTGCTCCTCAGAGGACTTGTGCTCCCTGGAGGTCCAGGGCTCTGACTCCTCTCCTTACGGCACGCCCCACACTGCCCCCACTGACGGCAGCTGCACCAGCCTGGAACTCTGTACACGGGACCCGTCCCGTTGCCACCGTGGCCTGCCGAACATGGATGTTCGCCCCTGTGACACCGGATACAGTGAGTCTTCACAGACCCAGGAGTCTCTGGAACGCTCTCCAGACTGGTCTTCAGAGAACTTTAGCAATCTGGACCAGGAGGACTCTACAGACAACCCACATCCCTGTGAGGAACACAGTGCCAGACTGCACATATGTGACGAGCTCGCCTCAGCCAAACATTTACCGGAGGAGCCGCCTAAACCACCAACACACTCCCTCATTAAAGCACGAATGATGAGCAGGAAGCTCATGCTCCCTGTTGCTATCCCCCAACCACCTCAGCCTTGTTCCCCCACCTCAGTGGCCTCCTCTGGTGGAACTTCAGCCATCAGCCCTTTGGCTCTTTCTTCCTCCCCTTCCCCTCCGAACAGACCACGCGGCCCCAGGCTGTGTTTCAGTGTATGGTCTCCCTCTTCGGCATCACAACCCCCCTCTACCTCAGCTCAAAGTGGCTACTCGCCCTCAGAGAGGCCTCGGGTGCGAGCAGCCAGGAGGTACCGCAAGCTGGCCCGCATTGTCCGCTCCACCAGTGACCctatctcctgctcctctgcaacaggaagtaagtTTGGCAAGGATGTCTCACAAGTTTATACTAAAGCTTTTAAATACTTCATGTGAATATTTCAAGAGTGATCAGTTGTTTAGAGATTACACAGTAAATCCattattatttctaaataactatttaattatttgattcCAAATTTTTCAGTGTAGagatttgcagtttttttttctgttttatattgttgttaatTGTCTGTCACTGGGTTTGTGACTGTTTATGAAACAAAACAGTAATGGTGATTGATAAGTCGTAGCACTACTACAGCCTTTCAATGAAATCAAACAAGGCAGGATCACTACCCAGTAACTGCTTTGTTGGTCTACACTAAGTGTTTGTCTCCCTCTACAGGAGAAAATAGTGGCTGCGCCTCTGCCACTAACCCTGCTGCTGAGGCTTCAGCTCATACGTCACCAGAGCAAGGTACGACCATACAGTCTGAATTCATGGGATgaggactgtgggaggaagccagagtacctggagaaaacccattgTAGACACAGGAGGACATGAAATGTCTACACAGAATGACAGCGACcaaactgggatttgaaccggcaacctctGTGCTTCCCCCCGCCGTAACATCGTGTTATCTGATATACATGAAGTTATATCAGAAAATAATCCTCAGCCTATTTTAACTGAGCTGCAACTGTGAGCTGCTAATGAAAATGTGTTCAATCAGTGATACAGACACTGTAATTACTATTAGCCTTGATTATAAGAGATGCCCATGATTTATgattttatataattattattatttatatatttcaatgCTTTGACAGTTTGTCTTGTGTTTTATCTTCAGACGTGTCAGCAGAGGATAGTGGAGCAAAACCCGGTCACATATTTGTCAGGAAGCAGCAGAAAGAGGACAGGAGAACTGACATCCCCCTCAAGCCTCGAGCCCTGCACACAAACTCCTCCCACGAGCGCCCACACTCGCTGGCCGACCTCAAGATGTACAAAGACACCAAAATATTGGTGGCCAAGTTTCTTGAGCATTCAAACTGCAGTCTACCTCCGGAGGTCCAGCAGGTGGTCAACAACATCAAGTGCGTCATCAAGTCGGATGAGAAACACATGGAGGAGGCCATCTATAGTGCCAATGTCATAGATCAGGTAACTGGATCCCACTGTTTATACTGTAACAGACCCTGATAGTCCAATTCTAGTCTATTTTATGGAAAATAAAACGTAGCagccttgtttttatttgggatGATAATAGCATTGTGACTAAAGCAACCATGGAAAAATGCTACagaattttcaatttttttctgtGTAATGTAAATTCAAAGTCAGATATATTTCACAGCTCTTTAGATTTTCATCATACTACAGTAAAGTTTGGCATATCTGtgttaaaacaaatacatttgattGGATTTTTGCTTGTCAGACACATTTATAAACAAGTATCACTGGCATTGTGATTTCCTTCTGCTCAGGTGATGACCCAGCGCATCAACGGCAGTCCCAGAAAGCGAGGCTGTGAGGATCTTCACCTCCAGAGCTGCGGCGCTTTGAGCTCATCACCGTCCCCCTCCCTGTGCCGTCCCAAACACCTCCAACAAACAACCAGTGCCTCCACCCACCCACTGGACTCCCCCTCCTCTGAACAAGGCCTTGAGTACAGAGAGACTATTCTCTGACCTTCCTCCCAACAAGGACTCGGGTGAAAAATTCTGAGGGCATTTCAGGGAGCAGGAGCTGCAGACACGTTGTGCTGTGCCACAGACGTCTGTAGAGTAATCAGACACTGTGAGTTCATCTATTTGTACAGTGTGACGGCAGCATAGGCAAACTGAAATGCTCTCACGTTGTATCTCTTAGTGCCCTGTGAGACCGTGCCAAGTCATCAGCAGAAATGGTAGCACACTCAGACTGAGCCTGCCAGTGTCTGTAGAGGCTTCATTCTCATCAGAAAATCAAAAGAATGTTTCTCCCTCAGGGGATCTTTTCTACTGAGTCTCATCTCCTCAAAAAATGTACAACTGGTAAGTTTGTGATTGAAAGATTTCCAATATTCCTCTTGTCCTCAAACGAAGCTGAGAggaatattgtttgtattaaactGTGAACTGAACTGACGACGCGTTAATCGCCATCGTTTGCAGACTTTGTGGAACTGTTGCTGGGTGGTGAATATTTTGTGGTGTCGCTGGTTTCAAAAAACATCAGAGATGTGGATTATTTAACTTACCTCATTGTGTTGCGATTCTTTTCAGTGTTACAATAAAGTCAGAGTTTGTATATggtggtttgtgtttttatttcaatgatGTGTGTCAGTGGTCAGGTGTTAGGAACATCTACTCACCTTAGCTGgtcaaaataacagaaacactgTATAGTACAGTCGTGGTGTATTCAGTGTTGTTTCATTCAGTTGCTCATTACTGATGCACTGAAACATCAACTAGACTGAATTTATGAGgg is part of the Pleuronectes platessa chromosome 1, fPlePla1.1, whole genome shotgun sequence genome and harbors:
- the fam189a1 gene encoding protein ENTREP2, with translation MVLGSLILAVSFAALALTTSPRVRHSCPFWAGFSVLLSGLIGVVSWKRPLSLVITFFMLLSAVCVMLNLAGSILSCQNAQLVNSLEDCQLLKFDSDGVCVCCELQQQSSSCNNLGEMLKLNPLRDCNTIRLRLKELLFSVCALNVISTIVCALATAMCCMQMVSTDVLQMFMPHRARALNADCMTPHGTILHQTLDFDEFIPPIPPPPYYPPEYTCTPSMDGQRGLHLDFPHSPFSAIYGVPINSPGTLYPTDLPPPYESVVGQTPASQVTTSIEQQATGSSLCERNTTAGLSTQASVDSASLMVSEVADQDQTCSSEDLCSLEVQGSDSSPYGTPHTAPTDGSCTSLELCTRDPSRCHRGLPNMDVRPCDTGYSESSQTQESLERSPDWSSENFSNLDQEDSTDNPHPCEEHSARLHICDELASAKHLPEEPPKPPTHSLIKARMMSRKLMLPVAIPQPPQPCSPTSVASSGGTSAISPLALSSSPSPPNRPRGPRLCFSVWSPSSASQPPSTSAQSGYSPSERPRVRAARRYRKLARIVRSTSDPISCSSATGRENSGCASATNPAAEASAHTSPEQDVSAEDSGAKPGHIFVRKQQKEDRRTDIPLKPRALHTNSSHERPHSLADLKMYKDTKILVAKFLEHSNCSLPPEVQQVVNNIKCVIKSDEKHMEEAIYSANVIDQVMTQRINGSPRKRGCEDLHLQSCGALSSSPSPSLCRPKHLQQTTSASTHPLDSPSSEQGLEYRETIL